From a single Candidatus Eisenbacteria bacterium genomic region:
- a CDS encoding M48 family metallopeptidase: MLAASGLAAPVRAQAPFDSVLDRPALADSSARDSIDRDSTTVDSTALAIPSPPRFDPIAQLRAQFVGDTRAYANLRVLMWLIGPLWALAVPLLLLFSGAATAMRDVAHALGTSRWVRVLVMLTLYVVVAGALTLPVTWYVDHALERQFGLTDQSTLEWFVEQLKSTGFQLALFGVVPLLWLLYRTIERSPRRWWLWLGVATAPLMVAGALLEPLVFDPMFNRFEPLGNHGLERRIVRLAERAEIPARRVFVVDKSEQTRKYNAYVNGFGASQRIVLWDTLLRGMSEDEIAFVMAHEIGHYALGHIWKGMAITFAMALLACALLAALCGLALRRWGERWGIRELSDVASLPLLVFAISLCAWVAQPLANVLSRRVEREADAFALELTRDPDAGARTFLALAAQNRSNPEPAPIVRFLLYTHPTAIERVRLTLEYRPWEQGRANLYFHGPDEPSR; the protein is encoded by the coding sequence GTGCTCGCCGCCTCCGGACTCGCCGCGCCGGTCCGCGCGCAGGCGCCGTTCGATTCGGTGCTCGACCGCCCCGCACTCGCCGACTCGAGCGCACGCGACTCGATCGATCGCGACTCGACCACGGTCGACTCGACGGCACTCGCGATCCCGTCGCCTCCACGCTTCGACCCGATCGCGCAGCTGCGAGCGCAATTCGTCGGCGACACGCGTGCCTACGCCAACCTGCGCGTGCTCATGTGGCTCATCGGGCCGCTGTGGGCGCTCGCGGTGCCGCTGCTGCTGCTGTTCTCGGGCGCCGCGACCGCGATGCGGGACGTCGCACACGCCCTCGGCACTTCGCGCTGGGTTCGGGTGCTGGTGATGCTGACGCTCTACGTGGTCGTGGCGGGAGCGCTGACGCTGCCGGTCACCTGGTACGTCGATCACGCGCTCGAGCGGCAGTTCGGGCTCACCGATCAGTCGACGCTCGAGTGGTTCGTCGAGCAGCTCAAGTCGACCGGATTCCAGTTGGCACTGTTCGGCGTGGTCCCTCTGTTGTGGCTGCTCTATCGCACCATCGAGCGCAGTCCGCGGCGCTGGTGGCTGTGGCTCGGCGTGGCGACCGCACCGCTCATGGTCGCGGGTGCGCTGCTCGAGCCGCTGGTGTTCGATCCGATGTTCAACCGTTTCGAGCCGCTCGGAAACCACGGGCTCGAGCGTCGCATCGTGCGGCTCGCCGAGCGCGCGGAGATTCCGGCGCGCCGCGTGTTCGTGGTCGACAAGAGCGAGCAGACCCGCAAGTACAACGCCTACGTGAACGGCTTCGGCGCCTCGCAGCGAATCGTGCTGTGGGACACCCTGCTGCGCGGCATGTCCGAGGACGAGATCGCGTTCGTGATGGCGCACGAGATCGGGCATTACGCGCTCGGCCACATCTGGAAGGGCATGGCGATCACGTTCGCGATGGCGCTGCTGGCCTGTGCCCTGCTCGCCGCGCTGTGCGGCCTCGCGCTCCGCCGCTGGGGCGAGCGCTGGGGCATTCGCGAGCTGTCGGACGTCGCCTCGCTGCCGCTCCTGGTGTTCGCGATCTCGCTGTGCGCATGGGTGGCGCAGCCGCTCGCGAACGTCCTCTCGCGACGCGTCGAGCGCGAAGCCGACGCGTTCGCGCTCGAGCTGACGCGCGATCCCGACGCCGGTGCGCGCACGTTCCTGGCACTCGCGGCTCAGAATCGCTCGAATCCCGAGCCCGCGCCGATCGTCCGCTTCCTGCTCTACACGCACCCGACCGCGATCGAGCGCGTGCGCCTCACGCTCGAGTACCGACCGTGGGAGCAGGGTCGCGCGAATCTCTACTTTCACGGACCCGACGAACCGTCACGCTGA
- a CDS encoding alginate lyase family protein: protein MSGLGWALRRLGAMEPGEIATRTARAIRERVAPPAYTRWSPGAAFSKLFKGRAGEAIASSRWSHATRAGPESQAVLADTIAAARRLEHGRATLFGAEVTIGDPPDWNADPFGAGRWPDAPSRSIDYRRGDVAGGVKGCWELGRGASMLTLGLAARATGDRALGARAQRWLEDFVARHPLGHGIHHTSGIEQAIRTLTHGATLALLEPQSDATRLAPALGLIAQQALQCRDHLSLGSSANNHLIAEYAAMTVTGAAFPSLRNGSRLLRAGHRGLVQETLRQIHPDGVPAEQAFGYLPFVWELLLTSFVLADAAGYETPAPVRERLAASLEFARVMRLEDGTLPGIGDEDDGRILLADERASRVDLVGAALAAWLDAPSLSDRAPALAQVLIGRTRPASNAPDGRHEFAAGGYTVWRHAGTVVTLDHGPLGLGRLAAHGHADALSITVTRGLDRVIVDPGTFAYQEDPDARDRCRSTPAHATVHFGGRSQSQMLGPFLWGRRATTHVDECVWHSGERHRRELTVEPARLRWTDHVTGRDARLSLPLGPGATVALDGTRVRVQVGRTVARFEAQGLEPWRVEAAEFAPGYRRRVASQRLDAAFTGSEASVSIELGSA from the coding sequence ATGAGCGGCCTCGGCTGGGCGCTCCGACGCCTCGGCGCCATGGAGCCGGGCGAGATCGCGACACGCACCGCACGCGCAATCCGTGAGCGGGTCGCTCCGCCCGCCTACACTCGATGGTCGCCGGGCGCCGCGTTCTCGAAGCTCTTCAAAGGCCGCGCCGGTGAAGCGATCGCCAGCTCAAGGTGGAGCCATGCGACGCGCGCGGGCCCGGAATCGCAGGCCGTGCTCGCCGATACGATCGCAGCCGCGCGGCGACTCGAGCACGGCCGCGCGACACTGTTCGGCGCCGAAGTCACGATCGGTGATCCGCCCGACTGGAATGCGGATCCGTTCGGCGCCGGCCGCTGGCCCGACGCGCCGAGTCGTTCGATCGACTATCGCCGCGGCGACGTGGCCGGCGGCGTCAAGGGGTGCTGGGAACTGGGCCGCGGCGCTTCGATGCTCACGCTCGGGCTCGCCGCGCGCGCGACCGGCGATCGCGCACTCGGCGCTCGCGCGCAACGGTGGCTCGAGGACTTCGTCGCGCGTCATCCGCTTGGGCACGGCATTCACCACACGAGCGGCATCGAGCAGGCGATCCGCACGCTGACGCACGGCGCCACACTCGCGCTGCTCGAACCGCAGTCCGACGCCACGCGACTCGCGCCGGCACTCGGACTGATCGCGCAGCAGGCGCTGCAGTGCCGCGATCACCTGAGCCTCGGCTCGAGTGCCAACAACCACCTGATCGCCGAGTACGCCGCCATGACGGTGACCGGTGCGGCGTTTCCGAGCCTTCGAAATGGCTCGCGGCTTTTGCGCGCGGGCCACCGCGGGCTGGTGCAGGAGACGCTGCGTCAGATCCACCCCGACGGTGTGCCCGCCGAACAGGCCTTCGGATATCTGCCGTTCGTCTGGGAGTTGCTGCTGACGAGCTTCGTGCTCGCCGATGCGGCCGGCTACGAGACCCCCGCCCCCGTGCGCGAGCGCCTCGCGGCCTCGCTCGAATTCGCGCGCGTGATGCGCCTCGAGGACGGCACGCTGCCGGGCATCGGAGACGAAGACGACGGCCGCATCCTGCTCGCCGACGAACGGGCGAGCCGTGTGGATCTGGTGGGCGCGGCCCTCGCCGCGTGGCTCGACGCGCCATCGCTCTCGGATCGCGCACCGGCGCTCGCCCAGGTGCTGATCGGGCGCACCCGGCCGGCCTCGAACGCACCGGACGGCCGCCACGAGTTCGCGGCCGGTGGCTACACCGTGTGGCGTCACGCCGGCACGGTGGTGACACTCGATCACGGGCCGCTCGGGCTCGGCCGCCTGGCGGCGCACGGCCATGCCGACGCGCTCTCGATCACCGTGACGCGTGGCCTCGATCGCGTGATCGTCGACCCGGGCACGTTCGCGTATCAGGAAGACCCCGATGCGCGCGATCGCTGTCGCTCCACCCCCGCTCACGCGACCGTTCACTTCGGCGGCCGCAGCCAGAGCCAGATGCTCGGCCCGTTTCTGTGGGGGCGGCGCGCGACCACGCATGTCGACGAGTGCGTGTGGCACAGCGGGGAGCGCCATCGGCGCGAATTGACCGTCGAGCCCGCGCGGCTGCGCTGGACCGATCACGTGACAGGACGCGATGCGCGGCTCTCGCTTCCGCTGGGCCCCGGCGCCACGGTTGCGCTCGACGGCACGCGCGTGCGCGTGCAGGTCGGCCGCACGGTCGCTCGCTTCGAAGCGCAAGGGCTCGAGCCGTGGCGGGTCGAAGCGGCGGAGTTCGCACCCGGCTATCGCCGTCGCGTCGCCTCGCAGCGCCTCGATGCCGCGTTCACCGGGTCCGAAGCGAGCGTCTCGATCGAGCTCGGCTCAGCGTGA
- a CDS encoding glycosyltransferase family 4 protein encodes MGPLPPPIGGVETFTQALLESPVLARFDVRHCDITKGRPKDTQGRFDAGNFVWATRHFARMSRAVTGFDPDVAYIAISGSWSGFLRDAGLGWIARRSRARVIGHQHAGDIADQLARRGLGGRLVRGGFAQFHRLLVLGERWRAPFVEYGITQPIEVCPSTFRREVLERAGDAIRSRRADTLPRLLFVGQVGRRKGILDLLDSLARLRANGIELSLTVVGPAQAPGELQLAFEHAQALALDTVAFTGPLTGEPLYDQFRRHDAFVLPSYNEGIPAVLYEAGAFGLAVVTTPVGGIPDLIRDQVNGLLVPPRDGAALDAALARLARAPEERLRYARQLNQDIAAFHPDRVAERVANAVDAELALASGHSAR; translated from the coding sequence GTGGGCCCGCTCCCCCCTCCGATCGGCGGGGTCGAGACCTTCACCCAGGCGCTGCTCGAATCTCCGGTGCTGGCGCGCTTCGACGTGCGTCACTGCGACATCACGAAGGGTCGCCCCAAGGACACGCAGGGTCGCTTCGACGCCGGCAACTTCGTGTGGGCGACGCGACACTTCGCGCGCATGTCGCGAGCGGTGACCGGGTTCGATCCCGACGTCGCCTACATCGCGATCTCGGGAAGCTGGTCGGGATTCCTGCGCGACGCCGGACTCGGCTGGATCGCGCGGCGATCGCGCGCGCGGGTGATCGGCCACCAGCACGCGGGCGACATCGCCGACCAGCTCGCGCGGCGTGGCCTCGGCGGACGACTGGTGCGCGGCGGCTTCGCCCAGTTCCATCGCCTGCTGGTGCTCGGCGAGCGCTGGCGTGCGCCGTTCGTCGAGTACGGGATCACGCAACCGATCGAGGTGTGCCCCTCGACCTTCCGCCGCGAAGTGCTGGAGCGGGCGGGAGACGCCATCCGGTCGCGACGCGCGGACACGCTGCCGCGGCTGCTGTTCGTCGGGCAGGTCGGTCGGCGCAAGGGCATCCTCGACCTGCTCGACTCGCTCGCACGCCTGCGCGCCAACGGGATCGAACTCTCGCTCACCGTGGTCGGGCCCGCTCAGGCGCCGGGCGAGCTGCAGCTCGCCTTCGAGCACGCGCAGGCGCTGGCGCTCGACACCGTGGCCTTCACCGGCCCGCTCACCGGTGAGCCGCTCTACGATCAGTTCCGGCGCCACGACGCGTTCGTGTTGCCGAGCTACAACGAGGGGATTCCCGCGGTGCTGTACGAGGCCGGTGCGTTCGGCCTGGCGGTCGTCACCACGCCGGTCGGCGGCATTCCCGATCTGATTCGCGATCAGGTGAATGGCCTGCTCGTGCCGCCCCGAGACGGAGCGGCACTCGATGCCGCGCTCGCGCGACTGGCGCGGGCTCCCGAAGAGCGCCTGCGCTACGCGCGTCAGCTGAACCAGGACATCGCGGCCTTTCATCCCGACCGGGTCGCCGAACGGGTCGCGAACGCGGTCGACGCAGAACTCGCACTGGCGAGCGGGCACTCCGCGCGATGA
- a CDS encoding T9SS type A sorting domain-containing protein, protein MHRLPATHTPRDARWRGSLLVVFSSLLLGFAWLPAFAAENPDPRLLRVRGDRVTAARLSQLGFDVLPAPRHDAILVLEWPGDAERLAALGIATQVEDATPGATLGHRTRADFARLKRPADKLVMSAARSDGQYRLEAAPAFGFGGLGGFYKLAEIKMKLDDWVASDPGNVIADKVDTVGTTVMGRPIWGLAIHSAWPGPGPDPRPVTLLSALTHAREPEGMQAIVRFVDDLIARYPTDAHVQYLLAHRRLYVCPVVNPDGYKYNEDRWVATGSFNFWRKNQRDNNNSGTFNTSTDGVDLNRNYPYKWGLNNLGSSGSQSSDTYRGPSAGSEPETQAQMNLVISKQVLTGMSFHTYSDLHIHPWGWTLNATPDSLLFQRWTDDMTIANGYTGGLAPRFLYEVNGEFNDWCYGEVVAKPKGFTWTPEVGSPEDGFWPLPSRITPLADENLRMCYYVLGIGGPYLQIDSHTVEGGFLPAGFSKRLLVQATNVGLASSGSAVTGTLSSLTAGANVLQPVMDIGIVASLAATPPGIPSTDWFQVSVDDTVTPGRALQFAIAFSTSDGVLSRDTLTIVSGVPTILFASPGEDGLGSWIANGWGLETGPPGTYFSDSPNSSHPSNMDFRLRTRFPFDLRNGLHAWVRHRSKWVYESRWDGGLIEASSDSINWIALPSTAAVPSRGVTGAAIPAAGPVIQGSRTLWADDWTDLSLYAGKSYSERVWVRFRSVSDGNTNNDGLNLDNIEVYLYDPAAQPGPTAVGDSRAGTLELAAPAPNPAAARVSLAFTLPQATRVRLEIIDLQGRRVRELANGHYDANRWVYGWDLRDEASQRVRAGIYFARLVTDSGVRTQRFAVIH, encoded by the coding sequence ATGCACCGTTTGCCCGCCACCCACACTCCGCGAGACGCGCGGTGGCGTGGGTCGCTGCTCGTCGTGTTCTCGTCACTGCTCCTGGGCTTTGCCTGGCTGCCGGCTTTCGCTGCGGAAAACCCCGACCCGCGCCTGCTGCGAGTGCGCGGCGATCGCGTGACCGCCGCACGGCTCTCGCAGCTCGGATTCGACGTGCTGCCCGCCCCGCGCCACGACGCGATCCTGGTGCTCGAGTGGCCGGGTGACGCCGAACGCCTCGCCGCACTCGGCATCGCCACCCAGGTCGAAGACGCGACCCCGGGCGCAACCCTGGGACATCGCACGCGTGCCGACTTCGCGCGGCTGAAGCGCCCGGCCGACAAGCTGGTCATGAGTGCCGCGCGTTCGGATGGCCAGTACCGCCTCGAAGCCGCACCGGCATTCGGCTTCGGCGGGCTCGGCGGCTTCTACAAGCTGGCCGAGATCAAGATGAAGCTCGACGACTGGGTCGCGAGCGATCCCGGCAATGTGATCGCCGACAAGGTCGACACGGTCGGCACCACGGTGATGGGGCGCCCGATCTGGGGACTCGCGATTCACAGCGCGTGGCCCGGACCGGGACCCGATCCGCGACCGGTGACGCTGCTGAGCGCGCTCACGCATGCGCGCGAGCCCGAAGGCATGCAGGCGATCGTTCGCTTCGTCGACGATCTGATCGCGCGCTACCCGACCGACGCGCACGTGCAATACCTGCTCGCGCATCGGCGGCTCTACGTGTGTCCGGTCGTCAATCCCGATGGCTACAAGTACAACGAGGATCGCTGGGTCGCGACCGGCTCGTTCAACTTCTGGCGGAAGAACCAGCGCGACAACAACAACAGCGGCACCTTCAACACCTCGACCGACGGCGTCGACCTGAACCGCAACTACCCCTACAAGTGGGGCCTCAACAACCTCGGCTCGTCGGGCTCGCAGAGCTCCGACACTTACCGTGGGCCTTCGGCGGGCTCCGAGCCCGAGACGCAGGCGCAGATGAATCTGGTGATCTCGAAGCAAGTGCTGACCGGCATGTCGTTCCACACTTACAGCGATCTGCACATCCATCCGTGGGGATGGACGCTGAATGCCACGCCGGACTCGCTGCTCTTCCAGCGCTGGACCGACGACATGACGATCGCCAACGGCTACACCGGTGGGCTCGCGCCGCGCTTCCTCTATGAAGTGAACGGCGAGTTCAACGACTGGTGCTACGGCGAGGTGGTCGCCAAGCCCAAGGGCTTCACCTGGACGCCCGAGGTGGGATCGCCCGAGGACGGCTTCTGGCCGCTGCCCTCGCGCATCACTCCGCTCGCCGACGAGAACCTGCGCATGTGCTACTACGTGCTCGGGATCGGCGGGCCCTACCTGCAGATCGATTCGCATACCGTCGAGGGCGGCTTCCTGCCCGCCGGGTTCTCGAAGCGGCTGCTGGTGCAGGCCACCAACGTCGGGCTCGCCTCGAGCGGCAGCGCGGTGACCGGCACGCTGAGCTCACTCACCGCGGGCGCCAACGTACTCCAGCCGGTGATGGACATCGGGATCGTCGCGAGTCTCGCAGCGACACCGCCCGGCATTCCGAGCACCGACTGGTTCCAGGTCTCGGTCGACGACACCGTCACGCCGGGACGCGCACTTCAGTTCGCGATCGCGTTCAGCACCTCGGACGGCGTGCTGTCGCGCGACACGCTCACCATCGTCTCGGGTGTGCCGACGATTCTGTTCGCGAGCCCCGGCGAAGACGGACTCGGCTCGTGGATCGCCAATGGCTGGGGGCTCGAGACCGGCCCGCCCGGCACCTACTTCTCGGATTCGCCGAACTCGTCGCATCCGTCGAACATGGACTTCCGGCTCCGCACGCGTTTTCCATTCGACCTGCGCAACGGCTTGCACGCCTGGGTTCGTCATCGTTCCAAGTGGGTCTACGAATCGCGCTGGGACGGCGGCCTGATCGAGGCTTCGTCCGACAGCATCAACTGGATCGCCCTGCCGTCGACCGCGGCGGTGCCGTCGCGTGGCGTGACGGGAGCCGCGATCCCCGCGGCGGGTCCGGTGATCCAGGGCTCGCGCACCCTATGGGCGGACGACTGGACCGATCTGTCGCTGTATGCCGGGAAATCCTACTCGGAGCGCGTGTGGGTGCGCTTCCGCAGCGTCTCCGACGGCAACACCAACAACGACGGGTTGAACCTCGACAACATCGAGGTCTACCTCTACGACCCCGCCGCGCAGCCGGGACCGACCGCAGTCGGCGACTCGCGTGCCGGCACGCTCGAACTCGCCGCACCGGCGCCGAACCCGGCGGCCGCGCGGGTTTCGCTCGCGTTCACGCTGCCGCAGGCGACCCGGGTGCGGCTCGAGATCATCGACCTGCAGGGCCGACGGGTGCGCGAACTGGCCAACGGCCACTACGACGCGAATCGCTGGGTGTACGGCTGGGACCTGCGCGACGAAGCGTCGCAACGGGTGCGGGCCGGCATCTATTTCGCGCGACTCGTGACCGACTCCGGGGTACGCACGCAACGCTTCGCCGTCATTCACTGA
- a CDS encoding prolyl oligopeptidase family serine peptidase translates to MRHTWLASLFALVILGSSLATVHAANDAPRLVVPDAPQRATIDFRWRFSVKIVNPLEFGLFVDSLVCDVHVLDPGTTRTPRVRRMPLNIAMRQQATVSGGDSISFAYNGNAVCDSARLVLRMSSHLSSGKRLTTERILMMHPGPTSRQNPSRLVRVAGQSIEFVQIDGSGGGSGLGHGIVIVSGDDSHARRLLPTGANLVAMGYSVILVSPPGFGMSSGEPDWGGPVTQAAIRAALDTLRATRHVSPRRIALWGIGSGATAAARVAATDTALAAVVLTEGYFDYESIYTETKSAELRKAIDARIGASSPARRLASAINDAVGIRAPVLIVHSPIDSVVPMSQAQTYEAALRSTKSDVKFAEQLGAGRGGVIEDSSSFAIVFIHEKIVARR, encoded by the coding sequence GTGCGCCACACGTGGCTGGCGTCGCTGTTCGCGCTCGTGATCCTCGGCTCCTCGCTCGCTACCGTGCACGCCGCGAACGATGCGCCGCGACTGGTGGTTCCCGACGCACCGCAGCGCGCGACCATCGACTTCCGCTGGCGCTTCAGCGTGAAGATCGTGAACCCGCTCGAGTTCGGCCTCTTCGTCGACTCGCTGGTGTGCGACGTCCACGTACTCGATCCCGGCACCACTCGCACGCCGCGCGTCCGCCGCATGCCGCTCAATATCGCGATGCGCCAGCAGGCCACGGTGTCGGGTGGCGACAGCATCTCGTTCGCCTACAACGGCAATGCGGTGTGCGACAGCGCGCGACTGGTGTTGCGCATGAGTTCGCACCTGAGCAGCGGCAAGCGGCTCACCACCGAGCGCATCCTCATGATGCATCCGGGTCCGACTTCGCGGCAGAACCCGAGCCGCCTGGTGCGCGTCGCCGGTCAATCGATCGAGTTCGTGCAGATCGACGGCAGCGGCGGTGGATCGGGACTCGGACACGGCATCGTGATCGTGAGCGGCGACGACAGCCACGCGCGGCGCCTGCTCCCGACCGGCGCGAACCTGGTCGCGATGGGCTACTCCGTGATCCTCGTGAGCCCGCCGGGATTCGGAATGTCGAGCGGTGAACCGGACTGGGGTGGGCCGGTCACGCAGGCCGCGATCCGTGCCGCGCTCGACACGCTGCGCGCCACGCGTCACGTGAGTCCGCGGCGCATCGCGTTGTGGGGAATCGGCAGTGGCGCAACCGCGGCCGCGCGCGTCGCCGCCACCGACACGGCACTCGCGGCGGTGGTGCTCACCGAGGGCTACTTCGACTACGAGAGCATCTACACCGAGACCAAGTCGGCCGAGCTGCGCAAGGCGATCGATGCGCGCATCGGCGCGAGCAGCCCCGCGCGAAGGCTCGCCTCGGCGATCAACGACGCGGTCGGCATTCGCGCCCCGGTGCTGATCGTTCACAGCCCGATCGATTCGGTGGTTCCGATGTCGCAGGCGCAAACCTACGAAGCCGCGCTGCGCTCGACCAAGTCCGACGTGAAATTCGCCGAACAACTCGGCGCCGGACGCGGGGGCGTGATCGAGGATTCGAGCAGCTTCGCGATCGTTTTCATTCACGAGAAGATCGTCGCCCGGCGCTGA
- a CDS encoding HAD hydrolase-like protein has protein sequence MIWLFDIDGTLLWTDGAAREAFRLALREERGIDDDLATVPFGGRTDSLILKDALAQHGETATPEEAERFWQRTSAHMEHLLTPERGRLLPGVVALLDHVAAEPDWTLALLTGNSRPMARVKLEHFGLTDRFAFGAFGDEGPNRDAVARLAVERARDRHGVSPERCIVLGDTEHDITCARAAGAHAVAVATGQRDRAYLAPLGADLLLESFEPATPLLEWARRL, from the coding sequence TTGATCTGGCTGTTTGACATCGACGGAACGCTGCTGTGGACCGATGGCGCCGCGCGCGAGGCATTTCGTCTCGCACTGCGAGAGGAACGCGGCATCGACGACGATCTCGCCACCGTCCCATTCGGCGGCCGCACCGACTCGCTCATCCTGAAAGACGCGCTCGCGCAGCACGGCGAGACGGCGACGCCCGAAGAGGCCGAGCGATTCTGGCAGCGCACCAGCGCACACATGGAGCACCTGCTCACGCCCGAACGCGGGCGTCTGCTGCCGGGAGTCGTCGCACTGCTCGATCACGTGGCGGCGGAGCCCGACTGGACGCTCGCGCTGCTGACCGGCAACAGCCGCCCGATGGCGCGCGTCAAGCTCGAGCACTTCGGGCTCACCGATCGCTTCGCGTTCGGCGCGTTCGGCGATGAAGGCCCGAACCGCGATGCGGTGGCGCGCCTCGCAGTCGAGCGCGCACGCGATCGCCACGGCGTGTCACCGGAGCGCTGCATCGTGCTCGGCGACACCGAGCACGACATCACGTGCGCTCGTGCCGCCGGGGCGCACGCGGTGGCGGTCGCCACCGGCCAGCGCGATCGCGCATACCTGGCGCCGCTCGGCGCGGACCTGCTGCTCGAAAGCTTCGAGCCCGCCACACCACTGCTCGAGTGGGCGCGCCGGCTCTAG
- the thrH gene encoding bifunctional phosphoserine phosphatase/homoserine phosphotransferase ThrH: MLRLMVFAIDLEGVLAPEIWPALGESFGLPELSLTTRDEADFEALMRRRVAATRAARVPLAELQRVAGALEPFPGAREFLASLRQLGQVVIISDTFHELGEPMALRLGGHSLFANRFQVDGDGLVVGFRLRIRGRKERIVSGFRAAGFTVAAMGDSLNDMSILANCDHPLLYRPVAALKERFPDAPSTDNLDDALRILSAAARSVEATE, encoded by the coding sequence GTGCTGCGCCTTATGGTGTTCGCGATCGATCTCGAGGGGGTGCTCGCACCCGAAATATGGCCCGCGCTGGGCGAGTCGTTCGGTCTGCCCGAGCTGTCGCTGACCACCCGAGACGAGGCCGACTTCGAGGCGCTGATGCGCCGCCGGGTCGCGGCCACGCGGGCCGCCCGCGTCCCGCTCGCCGAGTTGCAGCGGGTGGCGGGCGCCCTCGAGCCATTCCCGGGTGCTCGCGAGTTCCTGGCCAGCCTGCGTCAGCTCGGGCAGGTGGTGATCATCTCGGACACTTTTCACGAGCTGGGCGAGCCCATGGCGCTGCGCCTCGGCGGCCACAGCCTGTTCGCGAACCGCTTTCAGGTCGACGGCGACGGGCTGGTGGTTGGCTTTCGGCTGCGCATTCGGGGGCGCAAGGAGCGCATCGTGTCGGGCTTTCGCGCCGCCGGCTTCACGGTCGCGGCGATGGGCGACAGCCTGAACGACATGTCGATTCTCGCCAACTGCGACCACCCGCTGCTCTACCGCCCGGTGGCGGCTTTGAAGGAGCGGTTCCCCGACGCCCCGAGCACGGACAACCTGGACGACGCGCTGCGCATCCTCAGCGCCGCTGCCCGGTCGGTCGAAGCGACCGAGTAG
- a CDS encoding Lrp/AsnC family transcriptional regulator — MLAATNAIQPLDSKDRRILLLVQRDAKMAQSEIARRVGLSTAAVNERLRKLENAGFIRRYTAVVDARALGLSVTAFVEVFIEHPRFEPAFIERALSLDEVLECHHITGEFSLLLKLRTRDMESLQHLLIHQLNALEGVRQTRTVIALSTSKEESLVPTGVTEEKP, encoded by the coding sequence ATGCTCGCAGCGACGAATGCCATTCAGCCACTCGACTCCAAGGACCGTCGGATCCTGCTGCTGGTTCAGCGGGACGCCAAGATGGCCCAGTCGGAGATCGCGCGCCGGGTCGGACTCTCGACCGCGGCGGTCAACGAGCGGCTGCGCAAGCTCGAGAACGCGGGCTTCATCCGCCGCTACACCGCGGTGGTGGACGCACGCGCCCTGGGGCTTTCGGTCACCGCCTTCGTCGAAGTGTTCATCGAGCATCCGCGCTTCGAGCCCGCGTTCATCGAGCGGGCGCTGAGCCTTGACGAAGTGCTCGAGTGCCATCACATCACCGGCGAGTTCTCGCTGTTGCTCAAGCTGAGAACGCGCGACATGGAATCGCTGCAGCACCTGCTCATTCACCAGCTGAACGCGCTCGAAGGCGTTCGGCAGACCCGCACCGTCATCGCGCTTTCGACCAGCAAGGAAGAGAGCCTGGTCCCGACCGGTGTGACCGAGGAGAAGCCATGA